In one Brevibacillus composti genomic region, the following are encoded:
- a CDS encoding DUF6173 family protein: protein MMNHLSRPLPQVVNQESDLSLPYEGMDAERASQFCQRLITMINEFDRNLDEEHQVAMRLVSFGQSITFHVTHLGYCDPSLIRFYGTLENGSLVELIQHVSQISFLLMAVKRVNPIEPKKPIGFLSKSE from the coding sequence ATGATGAACCACCTATCCAGGCCGTTGCCGCAGGTCGTGAATCAGGAATCGGATCTGTCTTTGCCATACGAAGGCATGGATGCCGAACGGGCGAGTCAATTTTGCCAGCGGCTGATCACGATGATCAACGAGTTTGACAGGAATCTGGACGAAGAGCATCAAGTGGCCATGCGCCTGGTGAGCTTTGGCCAGTCGATCACCTTCCACGTCACCCATTTGGGCTATTGCGACCCGAGTCTGATCCGTTTTTACGGAACGCTGGAAAATGGATCGTTAGTGGAGTTGATTCAGCATGTCTCCCAAATCAGCTTTCTCCTCATGGCCGTCAAGCGGGTCAATCCGATTGAGCCCAAGAAGCCGATCGGGTTTCTCTCCAAGTCGGAATGA
- a CDS encoding DUF3899 domain-containing protein, translating to MRSQPLRSTFHMLSSLAGPPLFATLYALFFANQPTWQGWVDGLSYGSLLVLMAWGVLFVIHGGFFTAFWLSCKRFFASWRRQEDFLRQVEGTADPYMGAGDEKQEKAVYQAEPVSHGLLLWAGVGYFLLSFLCSLSVSL from the coding sequence ATGCGTAGCCAACCTCTTCGCAGCACTTTTCACATGCTCTCCAGCCTCGCCGGACCGCCCCTGTTTGCCACGCTGTATGCACTCTTTTTCGCGAATCAGCCTACGTGGCAGGGATGGGTAGACGGCCTTTCCTACGGGTCTTTGCTGGTCCTGATGGCTTGGGGCGTCCTGTTTGTGATTCACGGGGGGTTTTTTACGGCTTTTTGGCTGAGCTGCAAGCGTTTTTTCGCATCGTGGCGGCGGCAGGAAGATTTCCTGCGGCAAGTCGAAGGAACTGCTGATCCCTATATGGGGGCCGGGGACGAAAAACAGGAAAAAGCCGTGTACCAGGCGGAACCTGTTTCACACGGCTTGCTTTTATGGGCAGGTGTCGGCTATTTTTTGCTGAGCTTTCTCTGTTCACTCTCGGTCTCTCTGTAG